A genomic window from Microbacterium sp. ET2 includes:
- the dusB gene encoding tRNA dihydrouridine synthase DusB, with protein MSLAVAPAPTLRIGPLTLDAPVVLAPMAGITNTAFRRLCREYGAGLYVSEMITSRALVERNATTMRLITHHASEVPRSIQLYGVDPVTVEAAVKLLVEEDRADHIDLNFGCPVPKVTRKGGGAALPWKRDLFRDIVTRAARAGGDIPVTVKMRKGIDDDHLTYLEAGRIAEDAGISAVALHARTASQFYSGTADWAAIAALKAAVTSIPVLGNGDIWSADDAVRMMAETGCDGVVVGRGCLGRPWLFGDLARALGRDGSAPGEPVDATLAFVARAFRRHAELLVEFFDDEGRGCRDIRKHVAWYFKGYPVGGDTRARLATVSTLEEIDELLATLDLGAPYPGAAAEGQRGRAGTPKRPALPDGWLDSRDIGADASTALAEAELDHSGG; from the coding sequence GTGTCACTCGCCGTCGCCCCAGCCCCGACCCTTCGGATCGGTCCGCTGACCCTGGACGCACCGGTCGTGCTCGCGCCGATGGCCGGTATCACCAACACCGCCTTCCGCCGTCTCTGCCGGGAATACGGTGCCGGTCTGTACGTCAGCGAGATGATCACCTCACGCGCCCTGGTGGAGCGCAATGCCACCACCATGCGTCTGATCACCCACCACGCGTCCGAGGTCCCGCGCTCGATCCAGCTGTACGGTGTCGACCCCGTCACCGTCGAAGCCGCCGTGAAGCTCCTCGTCGAAGAGGACCGCGCCGACCACATCGACCTGAACTTCGGCTGTCCGGTGCCGAAGGTCACCCGCAAGGGCGGAGGCGCGGCGCTTCCGTGGAAGCGCGATCTGTTCCGCGACATCGTCACCCGCGCGGCACGCGCCGGGGGAGACATCCCGGTCACGGTCAAGATGCGCAAGGGCATCGACGACGACCACCTGACCTATCTCGAGGCGGGGCGGATCGCAGAGGACGCCGGCATCTCCGCTGTCGCACTGCACGCCAGGACGGCATCCCAGTTCTACTCGGGCACGGCCGACTGGGCGGCGATCGCGGCGCTGAAGGCGGCCGTCACCAGCATCCCGGTTCTCGGCAACGGAGACATCTGGTCGGCCGATGACGCGGTACGGATGATGGCCGAGACCGGATGCGACGGGGTCGTCGTCGGCCGCGGATGTCTCGGCCGTCCCTGGCTGTTCGGCGACCTCGCCCGCGCCCTCGGCCGGGACGGCAGTGCGCCCGGGGAGCCCGTCGATGCCACCCTGGCGTTCGTCGCCCGGGCCTTCCGACGCCACGCCGAGCTTCTCGTGGAATTCTTCGACGACGAGGGCCGGGGATGCCGCGACATTCGCAAGCACGTCGCGTGGTACTTCAAGGGGTATCCGGTCGGAGGCGACACCCGGGCTCGGCTGGCGACGGTGTCCACGCTCGAGGAGATCGACGAACTCCTGGCGACCCTCGACCTCGGCGCCCCGTACCCGGGCGCGGCCGCCGAAGGCCAGCGCGGCCGCGCCGGAACACCCAAGCGGCCGGCGCTTCCGGACGGCTGGCTCGACTCCCGTGACATCGGCGCCGACGCCTCCACCGCCCTCGCCGAGGCCGAGCTCGATCACAGCGGTGGCTGA